In Colletotrichum higginsianum IMI 349063 chromosome 1, whole genome shotgun sequence, the DNA window gtcccgaACGCCGTAGTGACTTCAGCCTTGCAAATTCCCTGGGAATAGCGGGAAAGATGGACGTCATTATACTATACATGAATCAGAAAGTCTCATAATGATCAGTTTCCCGCTTCTTTTGACACGAAatccttcttttttcttcttcttgtttaACATCACAACGACCCATCCTGAGGCAACTCCTCGATGACGCCTTCGACCATGTCGATGAGTTCGTCAATATCCGGCCTCTCGGCGGGCTCGACGTTGAGACACTTTCTCACGACGTTGCGGATGGGCTCGCTGATCTTGACCTCGCCAGCACCTGAGGCCGTTGCgtcggccgtggcggcggccttgcccTTCATGCCGCCGCTGGTGCCGGTGCGCTTGATTCCCTCGTCGGGGAAGCGCcagtcgccgccgaggacgcaCATGCTGAGGGAACCGCCCGTCTCGTCGGAGCGGGCCTCGAAGGGGGACTTGCCGACGAGGCAAGCGTAGAGGGTGCACCCCAGGGACCAGATGTCGACCTTTGTGTCGATGACGGTGCCGGTACGCACGTCAAAGAGCTCCGGGGCGCGGTAGGGCATCGTGCTGTGTTCGGCCGCCGTGTCCTGGGTCGCGATGGCGAGGGAGTGGGACGTGATGGGGATCGGGGACGGCGCGATGGAGCCGAGGTCCATGAGGATCGGGTTCGAGCCCGAGTCGTCTATCATGATGTTTcctggaagagagagggggatTAGTGGTCTTGTCCGGCGAATActttggggggagggggggaaggggtttGTTCGGGCCATTACCTGGTTTGATATCCCGGTGCGCGTACGACTTTACGTCGCCGGAACCGGGCGTCTCGCCTTCCATCAGTGGCCTCTGCTGCTCATTCTCGTCCTCTTCATCggcgcccgccgcggcggccatgCTCGCGACGCGCCTGCCCCCCTTGTTTTTCTTCccgctcttcttcctcttgggCCCGTTGCCCTGGTCCTCCTCATCACCGTTGCCTATCTCCATCCTCTCGATGCCCACGCCCggctgcccgccgccgctgccgccggtgTACTGGTGCATCTCCCTGAGAGCCTTGCAAACGCCCAGAAACAGGAGCATGAGCCTGCGCTCGGGGAAGGTGGTGTGGTTGACGAGGTTGGCGTTGATGAGGTCCTGGAGGTTGCCGCGGCGGTAGTAGGGCAGCAGAACGTAGACAGTTTTGGAGCCGGGCTCGCCGCCTCGCtcggtggcgatggcgtggtCGACGCTGTGGATGATGCCGGGCGACCGGGCGAAGAGGCGGTAGGCATCGACCTCCTTCATCGCCTGGGCGACGGACTCGGCGCCGAAGGGGCAGCGGATCTTCTTGAGGGCGAGCTCTTCCGAGGTCTGGGTGTCCTGGACGAGGTAGACGTAGGAGAAGCCGCCCTGGTTCACGAGCGTCGTCAGTTTCACGACGTTTCTTTCTTTGCTGTCTTGTCCCGACAGTGCGATTACACACAGGGGAAAGACAGGTTGCGGAAGGACGATGCAGGAGGAAGAGTAAGAGGATAAAATTATAAAATGATAaaacagaagaagaagaagaagacgaagacaTAAGACTTACCTCGCCCAGGAGCCGGAGGATTTTGAAGTTACGGCTATTGATCTTGAGCGTCGGCGAGCCGGGGAAGCAATTCAGGCAGTTCCCAAAGGAGTagaggacgtcgaggaatATTTGCGCCATGGTAGGCTATCGGGAAATCGACGACAATGTCGACGTGTGTCTGTGTATGCGTGATACGTGTGGGTTTTGGCGACGTTGACGTCGTGGTCGTTGGTGGTGCTGCAGACCTTCCCAGGATAAGTATGCCTTCCAGCCGAAGCAATTGACTTTTTGCGCGGCTGAATCGCCAGTCGCTCGACAAAATTACGATCAGGGTTTTGCGGATTCGTATCACCGGTGACAAAAGTCGCGAACGTTCGGTGTAAGGTGAGAGATTGTTTGCCTAGTTCTTGCGAATCCAAGTTGCGATTGCAGTTGCGCGctgtcgagggcgagaacCAGAGGAcagctctctctctctctcgctctttcgctctctctctctcaaacacacacatacacccgctctcgctctctcgcCGCCCCGGTAACCAAGTGGGCAGAAGCTGACGCAGGTCCCTCCTGTGGGTGGGTggcaggtaccctggaaaaACAAGGATCTGCTTCGGGGAACGCGGGATTGCCCTTCGTTTCCGAGGAGTGAGGGCCGCTGGGAACGACAACGAATGGAGATGGGTAGTGTCCGTAGTCAGACGGCATTCAACAACAATAAgatgtcgtcctcgatcGAGAAGAATAGTGTTCGTCTACTCGCAGGCTTTTTCGAGACGATGGCAAACGAGTCAAAGAGGGAAGAAACATGGGATTAATCGCTTCCTCTGTCTGTCATGAGTCGGCTGCGCCCTGCTGAGCTAAGTATTCCCGTGGGCGCAGAGGCCGTGAAACGCCACAGGGAACCAGCTGCTCTGGGGTGGGGAACATTACGGGCAGCTCTAGCTCCAAGTGCGACCCGGCCGGCGACGGGAAGACCCCTGTCAACCGGATGCAGCCCGTCAATCGGGAGGTAGGCAGGTAGCCTTCGGGAACGCGATCATCCTGGGGTTTTCCTCCAAGAGACGCGACTTTACTCTAGTCATATGTGAGCCTCCTACGCGTACGAAGGTACACTCAGTAGCTCATGCCTTTGAGTCGATTGCGATCAATTCGTGGCTATGGTTTCAGGGTCTGGTATTTGTGCATTGATTATAGAAGCCCCTCGTTTGGCATGAGTACCGTGAAACGCAGAGGCTTCTCCATTCATTGCTGCTGAGTCCAACGCGCGAGCCCAGTAACGGGAAACGTGCTTCTCCTCGGACTGTGGTATCATCGCTACAAATGCTGTGACCAACGGTAAAAAGACAAACTTGCATCGCTCTCCGACCACCCGAGAATCCAACACAAAACAGGTCATGCGACAGTTTGATCTTGACAGTAATCAAACACACGCAAAGAGGTCGACGTGATTCCTTCTCGCTGTATCCTTCGTCCAAGTAAGTCACCTTCGCTGTCAAGACTCAAAGCCGATCCTCCTAGAATGCGTCCTCGAATGGGCAATCGTAACTTTCGTGCCCGTCTCTTTCGCAAACAGCACACCACTTCGAGTCATCCACTACGCCCGTCTCTTTGCCAGCCACCGGGCCCGTCTCCATGGGGTTCGGCAGCATCTTGATACTGGAAGGAGGAGCCGAAGTCTTGGCCTTGATTGGCGACAGAGGGGCAGGCTTGTCCTTGGCAGGAGTGGGCTGCATATCCGCTTTGATAGCATCCTTGACCGCCTTGCTGGCATCACCATTGTTCTTGGCACTTTCGGTGCCAAACATGTTGGTGCAGGTGAGGATATCGTGACCGCCAGTCTCGCAAATCTCGCACCAGAGAGTACTATTGTCGGTGACTGACGAGTAGGCGTCGCTCTCCGGCATCGTGTCCAGCGTACGGACGCGCTTGTGCGTAGCTGTGGGGGGTTGGGGCTCGCTGTTGCGCATCAAGACGACCGTGTCTCGCGAATCGCGAAGCGATGAGCGATGAGCATCGCCGTTCGTCATGGGACCGGGCTGCTGGGTCGTGGCGCCCCCCTTGCGAAGCATCTCCAACTCCTGCTCGAGCTCCTCTTCACGCTGGCTCTTGTCTTTGACAACGGAATGAAGCTCGGCCAACTCGCGCTCCAATCTTTCCCGGGCCAGGGCGTTCTCGCGAACCGAAGGGTCTTCGGACTTGTCGGCACCGCCACCTGGAATAGAATCTCGACTAAGGGAGTGGATAATAGCCTTCAGCCCCCGGATCTCATCTTCTTTTTGCTCCAGCTCCTTAGATCCAGAAGGGCGGTCCCCACCACCGGTTGGCCCTCTAGATCCGTTCATCGCAGCCGACGTCTTCTCGCGTTCACGGCGCAGTTCAGTCCGCGTGCGCTCGACTTCGCCTCGAAGGAACTCGACTTCCCCTCTAGCTTCGGCTTCGCCGCGTCGCGCATCCTCAAGGCCCTCCTCGAGTTCCTGGACTAGCTCCTCGAGTTGCTTCAGCTGTCGGGCCACAGAGTCTACGTCATCAGTCCGGGATTCGAGATCCCGAATTTCAATCATCAACTCATCGATTCGCTTTTCGTAGACTCTTTCCGTCTCAGCGCTAGCCATTTCCAAGGTGTCAATGGTGCTGCGGAAGTCTGCCCGGTGGGTGTCGAACTCGGCCGTGAGCATCGCAATTTTCTCGTTCTTCTCTTTGACCAATGCTCGAAGTTGCGCCGTGTCCTTGTCATCGATGCTATTTCGTTTCGGTGCTCCGAGATCCGAACTCTCCATGAGTGTTTGTAACTCGGTAAGACTGCTCTCCATCTCCGCTAGTGTGGATGCCTGGTCCCTTAACTGCCGTTCACGGTCTTCCAAGGTTGTCCTAAGGCGCTCGATTTCGTCATCGTTTTGGGCTCGCGATGCAGCTCTCGACCCAGCTCCAGCTCTCGAAGGAACTCTGAACTTTGAGTTATATGAAGACACAGAGTTCGTGCTTCCATTCGTCTGTGTGCGCTGCAACGTAGCCGGTGGTGCAGGATCCTCGTCAAACATCGATGTCTGGCCGAGGGCAGACGCACTGCGCGGCCCAATGCTTGGTTTCCTATCCAGCCTTGGTGCCTTGCTAGGATCTCCGGACGTCCCACGTACGCTCTGGGCGAAACGATTGACGGCAGGCGAGCTGTACTTGGAGGGCATCTTGCCGGGCGTTGCCAGAGACGGTCTCGGACCTGGCGTCATTTGCAGTTTTCGCACGGGCGACTCTGGCCGGACGGAAGGCCTGCTGATCGACTTCTTCAGCGCAGGGCTAGAAGCTCGGCCTGGCCCGACAGATTTGCTAAACATCGGTACCGACGGTGTGGGAGGTGTATAGTTCATTGAGTTCTGGGTACCGACTTTGAGACCGCCTATGGTACTCGCCGTTGGGGTGTGAGGAAACGCGCCGTAGGACGAGCCGGGGGGAGAATCTCGCCTGACGGCTTTGTTGAGGGGCAGGAAGATGCCGGCCCCAGGAAGAGTCGTGGTGAAATACGAGACACTATATGCAAAGTCAGGCGCGTGTCCTGATGTCCATCCGATATGCGTAAAGCGAGAAGAatagaaaaaaaaca includes these proteins:
- a CDS encoding Serine threonine protein, encoding MAQIFLDVLYSFGNCLNCFPGSPTLKINSRNFKILRLLGEGGFSYVYLVQDTQTSEELALKKIRCPFGAESVAQAMKEVDAYRLFARSPGIIHSVDHAIATERGGEPGSKTVYVLLPYYRRGNLQDLINANLVNHTTFPERRLMLLFLGVCKALREMHQYTGGSGGGQPGVGIERMEIGNGDEEDQGNGPKRKKSGKKNKGGRRVASMAAAAGADEEDENEQQRPLMEGETPGSGDVKSYAHRDIKPGNIMIDDSGSNPILMDLGSIAPSPIPITSHSLAIATQDTAAEHSTMPYRAPELFDVRTGTVIDTKVDIWSLGCTLYACLVGKSPFEARSDETGGSLSMCVLGGDWRFPDEGIKRTGTSGGMKGKAAATADATASGAGEVKISEPIRNVVRKCLNVEPAERPDIDELIDMVEGVIEELPQDGSL
- a CDS encoding CAP-Gly domain-containing protein, with amino-acid sequence MSVTTTTATAAHAPTHRSLAHPPRTLRKATSYTSNFVPSTTASSPSLNSLYNTHSRLTPSHQTLPRKSSLAALTPKSLASIPDVSESYAYNSVLAESPDRKMPPATPGKAGNDFVVGDVVEVPGNMFGTVRFIGSVDGKKGTFAGVELHPEFSQRGKNSGEVEGVSYFTTTLPGAGIFLPLNKAVRRDSPPGSSYGAFPHTPTASTIGGLKVGTQNSMNYTPPTPSVPMFSKSVGPGRASSPALKKSISRPSVRPESPVRKLQMTPGPRPSLATPGKMPSKYSSPAVNRFAQSVRGTSGDPSKAPRLDRKPSIGPRSASALGQTSMFDEDPAPPATLQRTQTNGSTNSVSSYNSKFRVPSRAGAGSRAASRAQNDDEIERLRTTLEDRERQLRDQASTLAEMESSLTELQTLMESSDLGAPKRNSIDDKDTAQLRALVKEKNEKIAMLTAEFDTHRADFRSTIDTLEMASAETERVYEKRIDELMIEIRDLESRTDDVDSVARQLKQLEELVQELEEGLEDARRGEAEARGEVEFLRGEVERTRTELRREREKTSAAMNGSRGPTGGGDRPSGSKELEQKEDEIRGLKAIIHSLSRDSIPGGGADKSEDPSVRENALARERLERELAELHSVVKDKSQREEELEQELEMLRKGGATTQQPGPMTNGDAHRSSLRDSRDTVVLMRNSEPQPPTATHKRVRTLDTMPESDAYSSVTDNSTLWCEICETGGHDILTCTNMFGTESAKNNGDASKAVKDAIKADMQPTPAKDKPAPLSPIKAKTSAPPSSIKMLPNPMETGPVAGKETGVVDDSKWCAVCERDGHESYDCPFEDAF